Proteins encoded together in one Falco biarmicus isolate bFalBia1 chromosome 4, bFalBia1.pri, whole genome shotgun sequence window:
- the ANO8 gene encoding anoctamin-8, protein MPEPPLAAQDGDRPRRAAAGEERTEPAAPAGVLDKLFGKRLLQAGRYIMSHKAWMKTVPTENCDVLMTFPDTTDDHTLLWLLNHIRLGIPELIVQVRHHKHTHVYAFFVTATYESLLRGADEIGLRKPVKAEFGGGMRSFSCEEDYIYENIENELYFFTSQERQNIIRYWLENLRAKQGESLHNIHFLEGQPIIPELAARGVIQQVFPLHEQRILKRLMKSWVQAVCEAQPLDEICDYFGVKIAMYFAWLGFYTSAMVYPAVFGSILYTFTESDQTSQDICCVVFAIFNVIWATLFLEEWKRRGAEFAYKWGTLDTPAESIEEPRPQFRGIKRISPVTSAEEFYYPPWKRLLFQCLVSLPVCLTCLSFVFLLMLGCFQLQEFVLSIQELPRIIRFLPKIILAVIVTACDEVYKKIAYWLNDMENYRLQSAYEKHLIIKIVLFQFVNSYLSLFYIGFYLKDMERLKEMLATLLITRQFLQNVREVSQPHLYRRLRRGDLSLRSLRQLAHTVLCLLTPRCRPPAPPEGSRGEKKCLNGGCGVPEEEEEEEERRESDSEEESALDCGLKLKKVSFIEKAERRGGEPGGPEDESFLEEGSPTMVEKGMDPASVFELCEDEDEAEGPPGSPVKAAEPAVVPRAGRRRRGAESREEEEGEEEGRKRNRASWIDPPEEDYSTQLTQAEVESCMKKYEDTFQDYQEMFIQFGYVVLFSSAFPLAAMCALVNNIIEIRSDAFKLCTGLQRPFGQRVESIGQWQKVMEAMGVLAIVVNCYLIAQCGQLQRLFPWLSPEGAIISVVVLEHFALFLKYIIQVAIPDIPAWVAEEMAKLEYQRREAFKKHERQAQHHFQQQQRRKREEEERQRHAEYQARKERESSRDDAKPEAAGQDPAHEKSQSKGKGSGGSSHGSDKPKRPSSLLATNNVMKLKQIIPLQGKFLSGGAGASSTATARSPQSPTGSENKLPGFLSFKFLKSPETKRDAGTEKVQSPTKPFNPSKLFNFGKSEGAGGNGAVATASPQPRPGPSADTGERLVPSKSHLNGVPEEGSREEPDSRAEDESGSYKL, encoded by the exons ATGCCCGAGCCGCCGCTGGCAGCGCAGGACGGCGACCGGCCCCGGCGGGCCGCGGCCGGGGAGGAGCGCACGGAACCGGCGGCCCCCGCCGGCGTCCTGG ATAAGCTCTTCGGGAAGCGGCTGCTCCAAGCCGGGCGCTACATCATGTCCCACAAGGCCTGGATGAAGACGGTACCCACAGAGAACTGCGACGTGCTCATGACCTTCCCGG ACACCACTGACGATCACACGCTGCTCTGGCTCCTGAACCACATCCGCCTCGGCATCCCCGAGCTCATCGTCCAGGTCCGGCACCACAAGCACACCCATGTCTACGCCTTCTTTGTCACCGCCACCTACGAGAG TTTGCTGCGTGGGGCTGACGAGATAGGGCTGCGAAAGCCAGTGAAAGCTGAGTTTGGCGGAGGCATGCGGAGCTTCTCCTGCGAGGAGGATTACATCTATGAGAACATCGAGAATGAGCTTTACTTCTTCACCTCTCAG GAACGGCAAAACATCATCAGGTACTGGCTGGAGAACCTGCGTGCCAAGCAGGGCGAGTCGCTGCACAACATCCACTTCCTCGAGGGGCAGCCCATCA TCCCAGAGCTGGCAGCCCGCGGCGTCATCCAGCAGGTCTTCCCGCTGCACGAGCAGAGGATCCTCAAGCGGCTCATGAAGTCCTGGGTGCAGGCAGTCTGCGAGGCTCAGCCACTCG ATGAGATCTGTGACTACTTCGGGGTGAAAATCGCCATGTACTTCGCCTGGCTGGGCTTTTACACCTCGGCCATGGTGTACCCCGCTGTCTTTGGCTCCATCCTCTACACCTTCACTGAGAGTGACCAG ACCAGCCAGGACATCTGCTGTGTGGTCTTTGCCATCTTCAACGTCATCTGGGCCACCCTCTTCCTCGAGGAGTGGAAGCGCCGTGGGGCCGAGTTCGCCTACAAGTGGGGGACACTGGACACCCCGGCCGAGTCCATCGAGGAGCCCCGGCCCCAGTTCAGG GGCATTAAGAGAATCAGCCCCGTGACCAGCGCAGAGGAGTTTTACTACCCACCATGGAAGCGCCTGCTCTTCCAGTGCCTAGTCAGCCTCCCCGTCTGCCTCACCTGCCTCTCCTTCGTCTTCCTCCTCATGCTGGGCTGCTTCCAGCTCCAG GAGTTTGTGCTGAGCATCCAGGAGCTGCCCCGGATCATCCGTTTCCTCCCCAAAATCATCCTGGCTGTCATCGTCACTGCCTGCGACGAGGTTTACAAGAAGATTGCATACTGGCTGAACGACATGG AGAACTACCGCCTGCAGAGTGCCTACGAGAAACACCTCATCATCAAAATCGTCCTG ttTCAGTTTGTAAATTCATACCTGAGTCTTTTCTACATCGGTTTCTACCTCAAAGACATGGAGCGGCTGAAGGAG atgctggccacactgctcaTCACCCGCCAGTTCCTGCAGAACGTCAGGGAGGTGTCACAGCCCCACCTGTACCGCCGGCTGCGCCGGGGGGACCTCAGCCTCCGCAGCCTCCGCCAGCTCGCCCACACTGTCCTCTGCCTGCTCAccccccgctgccgccccccagccccccctgaGGGGTCTCGGGGGGAGAAGAAGTGTCTGAacgggggctgtggggtgccggaggaagaggaggaggaggaagagcggCGTGAGTCGGACTCGGAGGAGGAGAGCGCCCTGGATTGCGGGTTGAAGCTGAAGAAGGTGAGCTTCATCGAGAAGGCAGAGCGGCGCGGTGGGGAGCCCGGCGGCCCCGAGGATGAGAGCTTCCTGGAGGAGGGCAGCCCCACCATGGTGGAGAAGGGCATGGACCCTGCGTCTGTCTTCGAGCTCtgtgaggatgaggatgaggcCGAAGGTCCCCCTGGCAGCCCGGTCAAGGCGGCAGAGCCGGCAGTGGTCCCACGGGCTGGCCGGAGGAGGCGGGGGGCTGAGAGtcgggaggaggaggagggagaggaggaagggcgGAAGCGCAACCGGGCGTCGTGGATCGACCCACCAGAGGAAGACTACTCCACGCAGCTGACACAGGCAGAGGTGGAGAGCTGCATGAAGAAGTATGAG GACACCTTCCAGGACTACCAGGAGATGTTCATCCAGTTTGGCTACGTGGTgctcttctcctctgccttccccctgGCTGCCATGTGCGCCCTAGTGAACAACATCATTGAGATCCGGAGCGACGCCTTCAAGCTGTGCACGGGGCTCCAGCGGCCCTTCGGCCAGCGCGTCGAGAGCATCGGGCAGTGgcag AAGGTGATGGAGGCCATGGGCGTCCTGGCTATTGTAGTCAACTGCTACCTGATCGCCCAGTGCGGGCAGCTCCAGCGCCTCTTCCCCTGGCTCAGCCCCGAGGGAGCCATCATCTCCGTGGTGGTGCTGGAG CATTTCGCCTTGTTCCTGAAGTACATCATCCAAGTGGCCATCCCCGACATCCCTGCCTGGGTAGCTGAGGAGATGGCCAAGCTGGAGTACCAGCGCCGCGAGGCCTTCAAG AAGCACGAGCGGCAGGCGCAGCAccacttccagcagcagcagcggcgcaagcgggaggaggaggagcggCAGCGGCACGCTGAGTACCAGGCTCGCAAGGAACGCGAGTCCAGCCGCGACGATGCCAAGCCCGAGGCTGCTGGGCAGGACCCGGCCCACGAGAAGAGCCAGAGCAAGGGGAAGGGCTCCGGGGGCAGCTCGCATGGCTCCGACAAGCCCAAGCgacccagctccctcctggcCACCAACAACGTGATGAAGCTGAAGCAGATCATCCCTTTGCAGGGCAAGTTCCTCtccgggggggccggggccagcagcacagccactgccAGGTCCCCCCAGTCACCCACTGGCAGCGAGAACAAACTCCCCGGCTTCCTCAGCTTCAAGTTCCTGAAATCCCCTGAGACTAAGCGGGACGCAGGGACCGAGAAGGTCCAGTCGCCCACCAAGCCATTCAATCCCAGCAAGCTCTTCAACTTCGGCAAGTCcgaaggggctgggggcaacgGTGCTGTGGCCactgcctccccccagccccggcccggcccctcgGCAGACACGGGTGAGCGGCTGGTCCCCAGCAAGTCCCATCTCAACGGGGTGCCGGAAGAGGGGAGCCGAGAGGAGCCAGATAGCCGGGCAGAGGACGAGAGCGGGAGCTATAAACTCTAA